Within Marinomonas mediterranea MMB-1, the genomic segment TCAATACGGATTTCATTCAAGCGAGTCATGCTCGGTGATTCAACCAATAAAATCATATCAACATCACCACTAATAGAGTGTGCTAATTTTACTTCTGGAATTTGTTCTACGTAAGGCTGAATCAGGTCGCAAGACAAAGGCCGAAAGGTCAATGAAAAATAAGCCATTACCGCGTGTTCAGCATCATGATTTATCGATGCATGATACCCCGTAATAACGCCCTTATCTTCTAACCGCTTTATCCTTTCAGTTACAGCAGACCGAGACAAGTTTACACGCTTGCTGAGCTCGGTGACAGATTG encodes:
- a CDS encoding Lrp/AsnC family transcriptional regulator, which codes for MQLDKYDQKLIALLVEEARQSVTELSKRVNLSRSAVTERIKRLEDKGVITGYHASINHDAEHAVMAYFSLTFRPLSCDLIQPYVEQIPEVKLAHSISGDVDMILLVESPSMTRLNEIRIEIDSWPNINKVLTHMCLATRLDRK